A part of Heliangelus exortis chromosome 3, bHelExo1.hap1, whole genome shotgun sequence genomic DNA contains:
- the SDC1 gene encoding syndecan-1 yields MINVVAVWLVALCFQAAVPQTTNLNLPPEDLDSSGDDDDAFSGSGAGPLTDQSRTWRIPEPTNATLLATPTGFHEQPFPGIESQTEKEVITPSATSNVVTEEPVVAVKDEISILASPDEKPTSDVVTATVRSPTTHFPSLVHVTPSEATGTIHEPEPKIPSSAVPDSKDLPEPRATNHNEGDITATPTMTAPKDVVPTQEEVSEDGSGDPGDFILTKDEDLVPTQNSEVLADSGRNAKAAGASGIMDRKEVLGGVIAGGLVGLVFAVFLVAFMLYRMKKKDEGSYSLDEPKQSNGGYQKPHKQEEFYA; encoded by the exons CAAACTACAAATCTGAACCTTCCTCCTGAAGATCTTGATTCCTctggtgatgatgatgatgcatTCTCAGGTTCAGGTGCAG GTCCCCTGACTGACCAGTCTCGCACATGGAGAATCCCAGAACCAACTAATGCCACGTTGTTGGCAACACCAACAGGTTTCCATGAACAGCCATTTCCTGGGATTGAGAGCCAAACTGAAAAGGAAGTAATAACTCCTTCTGCAACTAGTAATGTAGTGACAGAGGAGCCAGTTGTGGCTGTCAAGGATGAAATATCCATCCTGGCCTCACCTGATGAGAAACCAACAAGCGATGTGGTTACAGCAACAGTGAGAAGCCCTACCACTCACTTTCCTTCACTGGTTCATGTCACTCCTTCAGAAGCCACAGGCACAATCCATGAGCCCGAACCTAAAATCCCAagctctgctgtgccagacagTAAAGATTTGCCTGAGCCTCGTGCTACAAACCATAATGAGGGAGACATCACTGCCACCCCCACGATGACAGCTCCAAAGGACGTTGTTCCTACGCAGGAGGAGGTTTCTGAAGATGGCTCTGGAGACCCG GGAGACTTCATTTTGACTAAAGATGAGGATTTGGTTCCCACCCAGAACTCAGAAGTGCTGGCTGACTCTGGGAGAAATGCCAAAGCTGCAGGAGCCTCGGGAATTATGGACAGAAAAGAAGTTCTTGGAG GTGTTATTGCTGGAGGACTGGTAGGCTTGGTGTTTGCAGTGTTTCTGGTTGCATTTATGCTGtacagaatgaagaaaaaagatgaaggcAGCTACTCACTGGATGAACCAAAACAGTCTAACGGAGGATAtcaaaaaccacacaaacaagAAGAATTCTATGCATAA